A window of Halopseudomonas sabulinigri genomic DNA:
GCCGCGGCTGGTCGAACCGGGACTGATCGAAGCCAGTATCCTGTTGCGCGACCATCAGGCGACTGTCGAAATCCCCTACTCCGCCAACAGCTACAGCATTCGCCACAAAAGCAGCGAAAATCTGGACTACAAGAACGGTGAAATTCACCGTAACTACAACCGCTGGGTGATGAACCTTTCGTCGGCCATTCAGCAACAACTGAGCGCCGAAGCCTACGGCAGCAGCCCGCAGGGCGGCCAGATTCGCTGAACCCACAGCGCTACGCTGGGTCAACTGCAGTAATACCCGCGTAGCGCAGGAGGATCACCGCATGCTCAACATCACGCTCGACCCCGATAGCGCCATCGTCACCCTCGAACCCCACGGCACCCTCAGCGAAGAGGATTTTCGCCGTGCCGGCGCCGCCGTCGATCCCTTCATCGAGCTGCACGGCGGCTTGCGCGGCATGATCATTCACGTGCACTCGTTTCCGGGCTGGGATTCGTTCAGCGCCATGATTTCGCATCTGTCCTTTGTTCAGCAGCACCATCGCAAGGTGAAGCGAATTGCCGTCGCCAGCGATAGCAATCTGGGCAACCTGGCCGAAGCCATTGGCTCTCACCTGGTCGCCGCCGAGATCAGGCCGTTCGGCTTTGATCAACTGGAGGACGCCAAGCGCTGGATTCTGGCCGGCTGAGATGCTCGCTCTCCCGGTTAACGACTGACAACCAAGCCACCTCTCGAAGCTGCCACAAAGTCGTGCTATACAGAAGCCATCACTTTTCCAGGGACAGGAGCAGTTATGGCACTCGACACCGCCACCAGCGGCCGCATTCATAGCATTCTCGGCAGCGCACAGGCCAAAATAGAACAACTGCGCAACCTTGAACCCTTTCTGATCGATCTCTCGCTGCGGGAAAACCCGGTCGGCGCGCGCGTGGGCCAAACCCTGGCCGACAAGCTGGCGATCCTGCCCAAGGTGCGCGCCTTCGGCTTCGACAAGATATTGCTCGGCACCCTCGACTACTCGATGCCCGATGAACTCGAAGTCGATGACGACTTCATGCTGTACCTGCGTGACCAGCAGATCGATACCACCGGCTGCTACGCCTTCACCGACATTGGCCTGGTCGACGCGCAGGGTCAGTTCACGCCCTCGCCATCAATGCTCAAGCTGCGCGATTACCGCGTGCCCAACACCCTGCACGAAATCTACCTGAGCAAGGATGGCATGGCCGGCCAGTACGACTTGCCAACACTGGTGCGCAGCCTGCCCGCCAGCATCGCCTGGTTGCAGCAGAACATTCGTGGCGATAATGGCGGTGCACCGAAGATTCTGATCAACGTGGTCGACGGCTGCGATGCCCTGGCCGAAGATCCGGACACAGCCTGCAGTGTGTTCGCCCTGCTCGCCCAGCAACCCATAGAAGGCATTAGCATCGAGGACGACCGCGGCACCTACCTGCCGTTCCAGGTGGGTGCCTTTGTTGCTGCCATCCGCTGCGTGCTGCCGGCGCCGTTGAAGCTGTTGGTGCACATGCATGCCGGCGGCGGGTTCGAGAATGCCTCGGTGCTCGAAGCGCTGCTCAACGGCGCCGATGGCGCGTGGGGCGGCTTGCCCAAACGGGCAGCGATCATCGGTCATGCCTCGCTGGGTGAGCTGATCGCCAACCTGGTGCGTGTCGGCAACCCGCACATGAGCACGCGCTATCAACTGGATCAACTACTGCCGCTGGCAACCCAGCTGCAGGTGCTCGACGAAGAAGAGACAGTACCGGACGACCTGCCAATCCTGGGTTACAACGCGTACCGCTTACCGTTGAGCTTTTTTCGCCAGCGTGCCGATCGCTTCATGGATCTCATCCCGGAAGCCATTGGGGGCAGTTACCGTTACCGCATCTGCCCGGTGGTCAGCGACCCGGCGGTGATTGCCGGGCGTCTGGCCGAGGTCACCGGCCAGCCCGCCGACAGCTTTAGCCAGGCAGTCCTGCAACAGATGGTGCGCTTGATGCGGCGCGAACTGCGCGCCGGAGAACGCATTGTCTACGACCAGCCGGCGCAGTTACTGGCGCTCTACGACAGAGCCTGCAACAGCCTGTGAGCCGTTGCAACGGCGGCCATGAGCCAGACAAGGCTTTACAAGCCGTGCGGCTGGTCGTAAAAAAGACCCTTAACGTTCGACAGATTTCTGCATGGATCAGCAGCCACGCGCCAGGGAAGCCGCTGAACCTTGCACTCTGCACTCCCTACTCAGAGTTGAAGGACCATGACTGACATAGCCCGCGAGATAGAACAGGATAGCGCCGTCTACAAAACCCTGCTGGAATCCACCAAGGCCATTCCCTGGAAAATCGACTGGGCGACCATGCAGTTCGCCTACATCGGTCCGCAAATTGAAGCCCTGCTGGGTTGGGCCCAGAACAGCTGGCTCAGCGTCAACGACTGGTCCGACCGCATGCATCCCGAGGACCGCGAGTGGGTGGTGAATTTCTGCGTATCGCAATCGCAATCAGGCATCGATCACGAAGCCGACTATCGCGCGCTGACCCGCGACGGTAACTACGTATGGATTCGCGATGTGGTGCACGTGGTGCGCAATGATGATGGCGAGGTAGAAGCGCTGGTTGGCTTCATGTTCGACATCAGTGAGCGCAAGAAAACCGAAGAAAAGTTGCTGACCCTCCAGAAAGAGCTGGAAGAGCTGTCGTTCAAGGATGGCCTGACCGGCGTGGCCAACCGCCGTATGTTCGACTCGATAATGCAACTGGAGTGGACCAACTCAAGGCGCACCGGCCAGCCCTTGTCGGTCATCATGATCGATATCGACTACTTCAAGCAGTACAACGACCATTATGGCCACCTCAAGGGCGATGATTGCCTCCGGCGCGTGGCCAAGGCGCTGAACACGGCCGCAGCGCGCTCACGCGACTTTTTCGCCCGTTACGGCGGCGAAGAGTTCATTCTGGTACTGCCGGAAACCGACGCTGCCGCGGCCGAGCGCGTAGCCGAACGCTGTCGCAACCTGGTGTTCAAAGAACAGATCCAGCACGACTACTCCGCCGTCAGCCAGATACTGACCATCAGCATGGGTCTGGGCACCATAACGCCCAGCCAGAAGGACGAACCCCGCGCCTTCATCGACGCGGTGGATCGCAACCTCTATCTGGCCAAGCAACAGGGCCGCAACCGGCAGGTCAGCGGCCTGGACTGAACGCCGCCTATGCCGGCTGAAACACCAGCCAGCCGGCATACAACCCCAGCAGCAAGAAGGCCAGCGCCGTCACCCGGCGTATCCACACCAGCGGCAACTTGTCAGCGGCGGCATTGCCCAGCAATACCACCGGCACGTTGGCCAGCAGCATGCCCAGCGTAGTGCCGAGGACTACCCACAGGTAGGCATCAAACTGCGCTGCCAGCACCACGGTCGCAATCTGTGTCTTGTCGCCCATCTCCGCCAGGAAGAAGGCAATCAGCGTCGCCATGAAGGCGCCATAACGGCCAATGGGCGGCGTGTCATCTTCATCCAGCTTGTCTGGCACCAGGGTCCAGGCGGCGACCGCCAGGAAAGATACGGCCAGAATACCGTGCTGCCATTCATAACTGAGCAGATCGGCCACCACCTGCCCGACCGCGCCAGCCAGGGCGTGGTTGACGACAGTGGCAACAAGAATGCCCCAGATGATCGGCCAGGGCCGACGGAAACGCGCCGCCAGCAGCAAGGCCAGCAATTGGGTTTTGTCGCCGATCTCTGCCAGCGAGACAATCCCGGTTGATACAAAAAAAGCTTCCACGGAGGTTCCAACGGAGGGCGGGTCAGACATACCAATGACACACAAACACCCCCGCCCTCGGCTGGTGCTCGTATGTCATAGGTCTCGTCAAACCCGTGCCGCGAGGTGCGGCTGAGGTTTGCGAACGCCATGATCTGCGGATCAATTATGTTGACGTTCGCCAATGGAAGGCAGGCTTCCGGAGAGACTACTCCCCTAAGACGGGGGCAAATTTAACAGCATCGGCGCGCGCAGGCAACGGCAAAATCAGCCGGGCGCGACCGCCGAGTAAACCTTGAAGCGATTATTCTCGCGCAGTACCTCACAGGGGCCAATGTGCTGTTCTATCAATGGCGGGTACCGCAGAAAACCGTTGGCCACAATGCGCAGCTCACCGCGCGGCAACAGGTTGCGGGTTACCTGATTGAAAAAACGTTCGGCGATGCTGGTGTCCTGGCGGATACCAGTATGAAACGGCGGATTACTGATCACGCTGGCGTAGCGCCCATGTACTTCGCTCAGGCCATCGGAGGCATACACCTGCGCTGCAACGCCGTTCAGTTGCAGCGACTGCTGAGCACACCAGAGCGCCAGCGCATCCACATCAACCAGTTCGAACTGGCACGCCGGGTTGCGCCGCGCCAGCGCAATGGACAACACGCCCGAGCCGCAGCCAAAATCCAGCACCTTGCCGCTGGGCAGCGCCTTGCGCTCATCCAGCAGCAGCTCACTACCCTCGTCCAGACGGCCGTGGCTGAACACGCCGGGCAGACTCAGCAGGTCAATCTGCTGGTCGTCCAACTGCAACTGGTAGCGCTGTTGCCAGGCGTCCAGTTTGAACGGCGCTGCTGGGCGGTCGGTAACCACCCGCCAGAGCTGACAGTGGCGCGCGGAATCCAGTTTCTCCGGCGTCGCACCATACGCACCCAATAGCCGTTCGGCGCGGGTAATACCCCCCTTCTTCTCGCCCACCAGATAGATCGGCTTGCCCAGCGCCAGCAACGGCGCCACCTGCGCCAGAGCATACTCGGCACGTTCAATGGCTTTGGGCATGAGCACGATGGCGGCATCCAGCGCCTCGACCTCGGGGCACAGATGGGAGAACACCAGTCGCTCGGCCGGCAGCTGACCGGAGAGCCCCTGAATGACTGCAAAATCCCAGCTCCAGAGCGTCCAGTCGGCCGCCAGGCTGCGGGTCAGGCCGTCGGCGGTCGGATTGACCAGCAGCAGACGCTGGCCGCTGAACAGCTCGGCACTGCGTTCAAGAATCTGACTGGTATTGTCCATGGGCTACTCCTGATGATGGCCAGCGGGTTGCGCAAAGGGCGCATTGTAAGCGCAGCGCCAAGACGCTGAAACCTGCAATTACGATCGCGGCTTGGCCCGCCGCGTGGGTTCGGCCTGCAGCGGATCATCCGGCCAATAATGTTTCGGATAGCGGCCTTTCATCTCTTTCTTTACCTCGGCGTAACTGCCGCGCCAGAAGCCGGCCAGATCCTGGGTGACCTGCACCGGGCGCTGTGCTGGCGAGAGCAACTGCAGTTTGAGCGGCTGCCGCCCGCGCGCAATGCGCGGGTTGTCGGCACTGCCGAACAGCTCCTGCAGCCGCACCGACAGGCTCGGCGGCGTTTCACTGTAATCAATGCGAATGCGCGAACCGGTCGGCACTTGCCAATGGGTCGGTGCCTGCTCGTCCAGTTGTTGTGGTAACGGCCAGGGCAAGCGCGCCGCGAGTATGCCGGGCAGATCGAGGTTGGCAAAATGGGCCAGCCGGGTAACCTTGTCCAGATAGGGCGCGAGCCAGTCTTCGAGACTATCGAGCAGCGTCTGGTCAGACATATCCGGCCAGTCACTGGTGGGCTGCTGCGCCAGATCCAGGGCACGCAGCAGCGCAATGCGCGCCTGCCATTGGCGCAGCGCCGGCGTCCAGGGCAGCAACGCCAAGCCTTGCCGGCGTACTACGTCACAGAGCGCGCGCTGACGTTGCTGCGGATCAATTTGTGGCAGCGCAGTGCGCTGCCAGACCAGTTCGCCGATGCGCTCCTGGCGTTCGGCCAACAGACTTTCGCTGCGCGCGTCCCAGGCCAAGGTATCGCGCTGGTTCAGTAGTTCAGGCTGCAGCGCCAGCAGTGCCGGTACATCCAGCTCGGCTGCCAGAAAAATCCGCGCATTACGCTGCGCGGCCTGGCCGCCCAGGGCGGCAATCGCCAGCCAGCTCGACTGCTGTAACGAGTCGGGTTCGATAAAGGCAGCGGCGCGACCATTGGCCAGCCGGTACTCGCTGCCAGCTGCGCCGCGCCGTTGCGCGATGCGATCCGGATAGGCCAGCGCCAGCAGCACGCCCACCCATTTATCGTGCGCTGGATCACTCACCTGCCCCCACTGCGGCAATCGCTGCAGTTGCCGCTGCCACTGCTCGGCCAGCTTGCGCGCACGCTGCAGGGCGCCGCGGTCGGCATCAGCGCCACGGGCGTCGTCAAACAGCGCCAGGCGCAAACTCGCATCGACACTGACAGCGCGCCGCAACAGGTCACGTTCATCCACAATTGCGGCCAGCCGCGCCGCCATCTGGCCCAGGCCAACGCGCTGCCCTACCACCAGCATATGCGCCAGCCTGGGATGCATGGGCAGACTCACCAGGGTTTCGCCATGTGCGGTCAGCTGCCATCCCCGCTCGCTGTGCTGCAAGGCGCCCAGGCGCTGCAACAATTCGCGACCCTGCTGCAAGGCCGCAGCGGGCGGCGGGTCGAGCCAGACCAGTTCGCTCGTGTCCTGCACGCCCCAGTGCGCCAACTGCAATGCCAGTGGCGCCAGATCGGCCTGGCGGATTTCTGGTTCACGCTGGGCTGCCAACTGCTCATGCTGCTGCGCAGACCACAACCGATAGCAGACGCCGGGCTCCAGGCGACCGGCGCGGCCCGCGCGCTGTTCCGCGGCAGCGCGGGAGACGCGGCGAGTCTGCAGCCGGGTCATGCCGGTTTGCGGGTCGAAGGCGGCCTCGCGTGACAGGCCGGCATCGACCACCACACGAATGCCTTCAATGGTCAGACTGGTTTCGGCAATCGCAGTGGCCAGCACGATCTTGCGCTGCCCGATCGGCGCTGACTGAATCGCTTGACGCTGGGCGGTAAAGTCCAGCTCGCCGTACAGGGGCGTCAGCAGCACATCCGGCCGGCTGCCCAGGCTCTGCTCGAGCTGCGCTTGCACCCGGCGAATCTCGGCGGTGCCCGGCAGAAATACCAACAGGCTGCCCTGCTCATCGCTCAATGCCTGCAGCACCGTCTGACAAACCAGCGGCTCGATAAACTGCCGGGACTCCCAGGGCGCACCGTAGTTCACAGTCACCGGAAACTGGCGCCCCAGGCTGGTTACTACCGGGGCGTCGTCGAGCAACTGGCTGACGCCTTCGGCATCCAAAGTAGCCGACATCACCAGCAGGCGCAGCGGCAACTCATCGCGCAGGTATTGCTGAGTTTGTACGCAGAGCGCCAGGCCCAGATCGGCGTCCAGGCTGCGTTCGTGGAACTCATCGAAAATCACCAGGCCAACGCCTGGCAACTCGGGATCGGCCTGCAACTGGCGCTGCAGAATACCCTCGGTGACCACTTCGATTCGGGTAGCCGCGCTGACCTTGCTGTCGAGGCGAATGCGATAGCCCACGGTTTGCCCAACCGGCTCGCCCAGCATGTGGGCCAAGCGCTCGGCTGCGGCGCGAGCAGCCAGCCGGCGCGGCTCGAGCAAAATGATTTTCTGCCCGGCCAGCCACTCGGCCTGCAACAGGGCCAGCGGCACCAGCGTAGTTTTACCGGCACCGGGCGGCGCCTGCAGCACCGCCGAGAGATGGCTTTCCATGGCGTGCAGCAGTTGCGGCAGAATCTGGGTAACCGGGAGTTCACTCATGCGCTGACCATACCGAAAGAGAGGCCCGCATTATACGGGTTGCGGGCTTTCAGTCAGCCCGGCGCGCAGATATGCTATGCGCAACCGCTGTGGCGCCAGCACAGCTCCGCGCGACCCGTGCTTGCACACGGTGCCCCGCTGGCGTCCACCCTCACATCGTCTTATCAGGAGATCTGTCGCCATGCGTCTGAAGCCCCTTGCCGCCGTTCTGCTTGCTACCACCCTGACCACCCAGCTGACCGCCTGTGGCACCGTGTTTTACCCGGAGCGCCGCGGCCAGATCAGCGGTGAGATTGATCCTGGCGTCGCGATTCTCAACGGCATCGGCCTGTTGTTCTACATCATCCCCGGCGTCGTTGCCTTCGCGGTGGACTTCGCCACCGGCGCAATCTATCTGCCGGATGCGCGCTACAGCCTGGAGCCTTCGCAGCTGCAACCGGCAATCGACGCTGATGGCAAGGTCGACAAAAGCAAACTGCAGGCAATTCTGCACCGCGAGCTGAACCTGGATCTGCAACTCGATCAGGCTGAAGAAAGCCGGCAGCCTCTGCCCAGCCACATTGCCCTGCTGCATACCGCGCCGCGCGCGTGAGTTCAGAGCGTACGCACGACAGCGCCGAGCGCGCGCGCCTGCTGAGACTGGCGACCCGCGCCTCGGTCGCCGTGGCATTGGTGTTGATTGCACTCAAGGGTGGCGTGTGGCTGGCATCGGGTTCGGTCAGTCTGCTGGCCGGCCTGATCGACTCGCTGATGGATGCCGGCGCCTCGATCATCAACCTGTTTGCGGTGGGTTACGCGCTGAAGCCGGCAGACAAGGAGCACCGTTTCGGGCACGGCAAGGCCGAGGCCCTGGCCGGACTGGCGCAGGCCGCGTTCATCAGCGGCTCGGCACTGCTGGTGTTACTGCAAGGCGTCGACCGGCTGTTGCATCCGCAGCCGCTTGATGCGGCCTGGTCCGGCATTGCGGTCATGCTGTTCTCGATTATCGCTACCCTCGGGCTGCTGGCACTGCAACGCCACGTAATCAAGCGAACCGGCTCTACAGCGATCGGTGCCGATGCATTGCATTACCGTTCTGACCTGCTGCTCAACCTGAGCATCATCGCCGCCCTTCTGTTGGCGCAGTTTGGCGTGCAGCGTGCCGACGCTCTGTTTGGTCTGGCCATTGCGCTGTTCATCGCTTTTGGCGCGGTACAGATCGGGCGGCAGGCGGTGCAGATTCTGATGGACCGCGAATTACCTGACGGCGTGCGTGCCCACACCTTGCAACTGGCCCGCTCGATTCCCGGCGTACTGGACATCCATGACCTGCGCACCCGCGAATCGGGGCAGCATTGGTTTATGCAACTGCACTTGGAGCTTCCGGCCGAGCTCAGCCTGGCGCAAGCGCACGAAATCGGCGAGCAGGTGCGCCTGGCCATCATCACCCACTATCCCCAGGCCGAAGTACTGGTGCACAAGGACCCGGCCTGAGCCTCGGCTTGCAGCAAACCGCGCACAACAAAAAGGCGAGCCACCCGTTGAGTAGCTCGCCTTTTTTACGTCCGCTGGATTCCTTGTGGGATCTTGCCTTGCTCCCGTGCCTTGTGGGCTGGGTAACCGGCTGGCAGCACACCTGTTAGATGCTCTTGCCCCGACTCGCCGGATAAGCGAGGCGGCTGGACGACCGGTTCTGGCTGAAACTGTTGACTATAGTAGGCCGACCGGAGCGAAATAACTTACCTTATATTGCATAAAATATTGCCAAATCAGCAATTTTTATCTAAAAATCACAAAACATGCGCAATAAGGTAAAAACCGATGAATTCTCTCAACCTGGATCGCTACGACCTGAAGATTCTCGCTGCCCTGCAGCACGATGCACGCATCAGTAATCAGGAGCTGGCAGAACGCATTGGCTTGTCGCCCTCGCCCTGCTCACGCCGCGTCAAGGCACTGGAAGACAGCGGGCTGATAAAGCGTCAGGTTGCACTGCTTGACCCCGGCATGCTTGGGCTCAAGCTTACCGCCTTCGTGATGATCGGCATGGACCGCCACACCCCGGAACGCTTTGCCGGATTTGAAGCGGTAATCCGCGAATGCCCCGAGGTACTCGACTGTTGTCTGGTCACTGGCATGGACGCCGACTATCACCTGCGCGTGGTGGTGCCTGATATGGAGCACTATCAGCAGCTGCTGCTGGGCACGCTGACGCGTATCGAAGGCGTCTCCAGTGTGCGCTCCAGCTTTGTACTGAGCCAGGTACTGGCCAGCACCGAGCTGCCGCTCAAGCACCTGGGCCTGAACTGAAATAAGCGTGCTGACGCCTGCCACTGGCGCAAGCACGCTGCAGAGCCGTTATACTGGCGCCCCTTTTTCATCGTCTGGAGCCCGCCCATGACCTACGACCAGTTTGAAGCTCTCGCCATGCCGCTAATGATCTTTGGCCTTGTGGCCTTCATGGGTTTCATCGTCTGGGATCTGGCCAAGCAATCCAAGGCTGGACGCTACGGCACGTTTGTACTCTTTGGTGTACTGGGTCTGGGTGTGATGGCCTTTGTTATCAAGGAAGTGGTGATCGGCATCATCAGCTGAGCGCCACCTGCCAGTACAGCCGCGGCCAAAAAGCCGCCAAATCTGACCAATATCCCGCCTGCATCAAAGTCTGAATCATGATTCACTGCATTCAAACAATGAATACGGATTCAGATCATGGCTTACCGCACCACCGCCACCCGCATCGAACGTGACCAGGTACTGCGTGAACACATTCTCGATTGCGCCCTGCAACAGGTTGCCGAACAGGGTTTCACGGCCCTGACCATGAGCGGCCTTGCCGGTGCCGCCGGGGTCGCCACTGGCAGCCTGTACCGGCACTTTCCGGGCAAGGGTGCGCTGGCCGCCGATGTGTTTGTCAAAGCCACGCGCATCGAACTGAACACCCTCAAGGAACAATTTCAGGCACCGGGTAAAGCCTCTGACCGCCTGCGCAACGGCCTCACGCAGTTCGCCGCGCGGGCTTGGCACAGCCGCCAACTGGCCTACGCGCTGATCGCCGAACCCGCTGAAGAAGAGGTTGAAACCCAGCGCCTGTTCTATCGTCAGGCTTACGCCACCATTTACGGCGAGCTGTTGGCCGATGGCGTGGCCGATGGCAGTTTTGTCGTGGAAAACATCCCGCTCACCTCAGCCTGCCTGGTTGGCGCCATTGCCGAATCACTGGTCGGCCCGCTCTCGCCGCAGGCTCGCGCCGACCGGGAAAGCGGCCTCCCCAGCGAAAGCCTGGAGGCGGTTACCCGCACCATCACCCGTTTCTGTCTGCGCGCCCTGGGCGCCAAGGAGCCAACGCCATGAACCTGCACCAGTTCGCCGAAACCCATGAGGTATCCAATCAGGTCCCGCCGCTCAGCGGTATCAATCTGTACCGCGATGACCTGCCGCTGCAGGAATGGGTCAAGCGTTACCAGGGTGACTGGGCAGATGCGGCGCTGAACGCATACGGCCAACTCACCGGCAGCAGCCTGATGGAGGCCGGCTTTCTGGCCAATGAGAACAAACCGGTATTCCACAGCCATGATCGCTATGGGCATCGCATTGACCTGATCGAGTTTCACCCGGCCTACCATGAACTGATGGCCGCCGGAATTGGCGCGGGCATCACCAGCGCGCCCTGGACCGACCCGCGGCCCGGTGCGCAGGTGGCACGTGCGGCGACCATGTATTTGCATAACCAGGCCGAGGCCGGCACCAGTTGCCCAATGACCATGACCTACGCCTGCGTGCCCGCCCTGCGCCTGCAGCCCGACCTGGCCGAACATTGGCTACCCAAAATCCTCTCGCGCCAATACGACCCGCGCAACCTGCCGATCGAGCAGAAAACCGGCGCCACCATCGGTATGGCGATGACCGAGAAACAGGGCGGCACCGACGTGCGCGCTAACACCACCCGCGCCTACCCCGTGGGCACGGGGGGCCCTGGCCAGGCCTATGAACTGGTCGGCCACAAGTGGTTCTGCTCGGCCCCGATGTGCGATGCCTTCCTGACCCTGGCGCAGACCGACAAGGGGCTGAGTTGCTTCCTGCTGCCGCGCCATCGCCCGGACGGCTCACGCAATCAGTTTTACGTTCAGCGCCTGAAGAACAAACTGGGCAACTGGGCCAACGCCTCCAGCGAAGTCGAGTTCCGCGGCGCGCTGGCCTGGATGGTCGGGGCCGAAGGCCGTGGCGTACCGACCATCATCGAGATGGTCTCCCTCACCCGTTTCGATTGCATGATTGGCTCCAGCTCCCTGATGCGTCAGGCCTTGACCCAGGCAGCGCATCACTGCGCGCACCGCAAGGTCGGCACCCGCGTGCTCAACGAGCAGCCGCTGATGCAGAACGTACTGGCTGACCTGGCGCTGGAAAGCGAAGCGGCGCTGGCGCTGACCATGCGCATGGGCAAGGCGCTGGACAACCAGCATGATGAGCAGGAAGACAAGTTCGCCAGGCTGGTCACCGCCATCGGCAAATACTGGATCTGCAAGCGCGCGCCGGGGATGATCAACGAAGCGCAGGAATGCCTGGGCGGTGCCGGCTACGTGGAAGAAACTATCCTGCCGCGCCTGTACCGCGAAGCGCCGG
This region includes:
- a CDS encoding TetR/AcrR family transcriptional regulator, translating into MAYRTTATRIERDQVLREHILDCALQQVAEQGFTALTMSGLAGAAGVATGSLYRHFPGKGALAADVFVKATRIELNTLKEQFQAPGKASDRLRNGLTQFAARAWHSRQLAYALIAEPAEEEVETQRLFYRQAYATIYGELLADGVADGSFVVENIPLTSACLVGAIAESLVGPLSPQARADRESGLPSESLEAVTRTITRFCLRALGAKEPTP
- a CDS encoding acyl-CoA dehydrogenase family protein yields the protein MNLHQFAETHEVSNQVPPLSGINLYRDDLPLQEWVKRYQGDWADAALNAYGQLTGSSLMEAGFLANENKPVFHSHDRYGHRIDLIEFHPAYHELMAAGIGAGITSAPWTDPRPGAQVARAATMYLHNQAEAGTSCPMTMTYACVPALRLQPDLAEHWLPKILSRQYDPRNLPIEQKTGATIGMAMTEKQGGTDVRANTTRAYPVGTGGPGQAYELVGHKWFCSAPMCDAFLTLAQTDKGLSCFLLPRHRPDGSRNQFYVQRLKNKLGNWANASSEVEFRGALAWMVGAEGRGVPTIIEMVSLTRFDCMIGSSSLMRQALTQAAHHCAHRKVGTRVLNEQPLMQNVLADLALESEAALALTMRMGKALDNQHDEQEDKFARLVTAIGKYWICKRAPGMINEAQECLGGAGYVEETILPRLYREAPVNSIWEGSGNVQCLDVLRALSKEPGVLDALFAELGDGHGSALLGQRIDQLKQQFRDTDDIQYRARQLTEDVAVALQAKLLLEAGNSSVSDAFIASRLGQHGQAYGTLPKGLDVEALVARSTPAAL